In Nocardia sputorum, a single genomic region encodes these proteins:
- a CDS encoding SDR family NAD(P)-dependent oxidoreductase: MSQLQRYTGRRVLVTGGGSGIGQASVLRILAEGGRVVAADISAAGLRDTVAKAGDAGERLHTVVVDISEEESVRAGVTDAIRWLGGLDTLVNAAGVLRSAHFEQTTLAEFEQVLRINLVGTFLVTRESIPALRAGTGPAVVNFSSTSAVFAHPYMSAYAASKAGIQAMTHALALEFSAEGIRFNSVQPGSISSGMTDGTGEAKQSIGPGLPADADFKLFTKITPTLPLPGGAVFAGPDSVAAVVAMLGSPDAYFITGTEVRIDGGTHV; encoded by the coding sequence ATGTCCCAGCTTCAGCGCTACACCGGCCGCCGTGTCCTCGTCACCGGCGGTGGTTCCGGCATCGGCCAGGCCAGTGTGCTGCGCATTCTCGCCGAGGGAGGTCGAGTGGTGGCCGCGGACATCAGTGCGGCCGGTCTGCGGGATACCGTCGCCAAGGCCGGGGACGCCGGCGAACGCCTGCACACCGTGGTCGTGGACATCAGTGAGGAGGAGTCCGTGCGCGCAGGCGTCACCGATGCGATCCGGTGGCTCGGCGGGCTGGACACGCTGGTCAACGCGGCAGGGGTATTGCGCTCGGCGCACTTCGAGCAGACCACTCTGGCCGAGTTCGAGCAAGTGTTGCGGATCAACCTGGTCGGCACTTTCCTGGTGACCAGGGAGTCGATTCCCGCGCTGCGCGCGGGCACCGGCCCGGCGGTGGTCAACTTCAGCTCCACCTCGGCGGTATTCGCGCATCCCTACATGTCCGCCTACGCCGCGTCGAAGGCCGGTATCCAGGCGATGACGCATGCGTTGGCGCTGGAGTTCAGTGCCGAGGGCATCCGGTTCAACAGCGTGCAGCCGGGGTCGATCTCCTCCGGAATGACCGACGGCACCGGCGAGGCCAAACAGAGCATCGGGCCCGGCCTGCCCGCCGACGCCGACTTCAAGCTGTTCACCAAGATCACGCCGACGCTGCCGCTTCCCGGCGGCGCCGTCTTCGCCGGACCCGACTCCGTCGCCGCGGTCGTGGCGATGCTCGGCTCCCCCGATGCCTACTTCATCACCGGAACCGAGGTGCGCATCGACGGCGGCACGCACGTGTGA
- a CDS encoding branched-chain amino acid ABC transporter permease/ATP-binding protein gives MTDHLSYLVLGLGNGAVYAALGLALVMTFKSSGVVNFATGAVALYAAYTYALLRKGELMVPIPGLPETIDLGGPLGVVPAMAISLVAAAVLGVLCYALVFRPMRSASVIAKAVASIGLMVVIQALIAQRVGTHLVAVKPIFALDTFSLGDRKVPTDRVLLAGAIAGLALVATAVFRYTRFGAATEAAAESEKGAYLTGLSPDRIAFANWALSSVVAGMGGILIAPLVALNPVAYSLFIVPALAATLVGNFSSIWATVAAGIAIGALQAEATNLQGLYDWWPRAGTAEAISLLLILGFLVVKGRPLPDRGSVIRRTLGRAPRPDNVLLPVLVAVAVAVVALLATSGSWRAAIVSSIIFAVLGLSQVVVTGYAGQVSLAQLTLAGVSAYALSVLNQHVGIPFPFAPVVAALLATAVGVVVGLPALRVRGLPLIVVTLALAVFVEAFWFRNPSLNGGVQGAPIDTPRLFGIDLGIGAGEAYPRPAFGLLCLVVLTVVGLGVAWLRRSSLGTDMLAVRANERSAAAAGIDVSRTKLITFALGAFVAGLGGALLGYQQTLATPEPFTVFLGISVFAVVYVAGITSITGGILAGVMAPGGILYLLIDRFLHIGDYYAVISGVLLVVTVMSNPDGIASKLPSIPWPALRRRTVTGGLGPDLPATARAVPDRDEPILSVRDVGVTYGAVQAATAVTFDVRSGEIVGLIGPNGAGKTTVIDAVTGFAAATGTVSLAGVPLAGRPPHARSRAGLGRTFQDVELYDDLTVAENVRVGAARSRSEQSVEQRVSRTLAVLGIGELAGREAGLLSQGQRQLVSMARVLAAEPAVALLDEPAAGLDNAESRWLGEKLRAVAADGPGILLVDHDMELVLTVCDRVIVLDLGAVIATGTPEEIRSHPEVLRAYLGVPADTVDLDHEAVPALHARPLTTQEAPL, from the coding sequence ATGACTGACCATCTTTCGTATCTTGTGCTCGGCCTCGGCAACGGGGCGGTGTACGCCGCGCTCGGGCTCGCGCTCGTGATGACGTTCAAGAGTTCCGGGGTGGTGAACTTCGCGACCGGCGCGGTCGCGCTGTATGCCGCCTACACCTATGCCCTGTTGCGCAAGGGCGAGCTGATGGTCCCGATACCGGGACTGCCCGAGACGATCGATCTCGGCGGGCCGCTCGGTGTCGTTCCCGCCATGGCGATCTCCCTGGTCGCGGCTGCGGTCCTCGGGGTGCTGTGTTACGCGTTGGTGTTCCGGCCCATGCGCAGCGCCTCGGTGATCGCCAAGGCCGTCGCCTCGATCGGGCTGATGGTCGTGATCCAGGCGCTGATCGCCCAGCGGGTGGGCACGCACCTGGTCGCGGTGAAGCCGATCTTCGCGCTCGACACCTTCTCGCTGGGTGACCGGAAGGTGCCCACCGACCGGGTCCTTCTGGCCGGGGCCATCGCCGGCCTTGCCCTGGTGGCCACCGCGGTCTTCCGCTACACCAGGTTCGGCGCGGCGACCGAGGCCGCGGCGGAGTCGGAGAAGGGCGCGTACCTGACCGGGCTGTCGCCCGACCGGATCGCGTTCGCCAACTGGGCGCTGTCGTCGGTGGTCGCAGGCATGGGCGGCATCCTCATCGCCCCGTTGGTGGCGCTGAACCCGGTGGCGTACTCGCTGTTCATCGTGCCCGCGCTGGCGGCCACCCTGGTCGGCAACTTCAGCTCGATCTGGGCGACCGTGGCGGCCGGCATCGCCATCGGCGCGCTGCAGGCAGAGGCCACCAACTTGCAGGGGCTCTACGACTGGTGGCCGAGAGCGGGCACCGCCGAGGCGATCTCGCTGCTGCTGATCCTGGGCTTCCTGGTGGTGAAAGGCAGGCCGCTGCCGGACCGCGGCTCGGTGATCCGGCGAACCCTGGGCCGGGCGCCGCGGCCGGACAACGTCCTGCTCCCGGTGCTGGTGGCGGTGGCCGTCGCAGTCGTCGCCCTGCTGGCGACCTCGGGCAGTTGGCGCGCCGCGATCGTGAGCAGCATCATCTTCGCGGTACTCGGGCTCTCCCAGGTGGTCGTCACCGGCTACGCCGGCCAAGTGTCGCTCGCCCAGCTCACCCTCGCCGGTGTGTCGGCCTACGCGCTGAGTGTGCTCAACCAGCATGTCGGCATCCCGTTCCCGTTCGCGCCTGTCGTGGCCGCGTTGCTGGCCACCGCAGTAGGCGTCGTGGTCGGCCTCCCGGCACTGCGGGTGCGTGGCCTGCCGCTGATCGTGGTGACCCTCGCGCTCGCGGTGTTCGTGGAGGCGTTCTGGTTCCGCAACCCCTCGCTCAACGGCGGCGTGCAGGGCGCGCCTATCGACACCCCGCGACTGTTCGGGATCGATCTGGGCATCGGCGCGGGCGAGGCCTACCCGCGTCCGGCCTTCGGGCTGCTGTGTCTGGTCGTGCTGACCGTCGTCGGACTCGGGGTGGCGTGGCTGCGCCGCAGCAGTCTCGGCACCGACATGCTCGCGGTGCGCGCCAACGAACGCTCCGCGGCAGCGGCGGGCATCGACGTCTCCCGCACCAAGCTGATCACCTTCGCCCTCGGGGCCTTCGTCGCCGGGCTCGGCGGCGCGTTGCTCGGATACCAGCAGACCCTGGCCACCCCCGAACCGTTCACCGTATTCCTCGGGATTTCCGTGTTCGCAGTGGTCTACGTCGCGGGGATCACCTCGATCACCGGCGGCATCCTGGCCGGCGTCATGGCCCCCGGCGGGATCCTCTACCTGCTGATCGATCGGTTCCTGCACATCGGCGACTACTACGCGGTGATCAGCGGCGTCCTGCTCGTCGTGACCGTCATGAGCAATCCGGACGGCATCGCGAGCAAGCTTCCTTCGATTCCGTGGCCCGCGCTGCGCCGCCGCACCGTGACCGGCGGACTCGGCCCGGACCTGCCTGCCACGGCACGGGCGGTCCCCGATCGGGACGAGCCGATCCTGTCGGTGCGCGACGTCGGCGTCACCTACGGCGCGGTGCAGGCAGCCACCGCCGTCACTTTCGACGTGCGCTCGGGTGAGATCGTCGGGCTCATCGGCCCCAACGGTGCGGGCAAGACGACGGTCATCGACGCGGTCACCGGTTTCGCCGCTGCGACCGGGACGGTGTCCCTGGCAGGCGTACCACTGGCCGGGCGCCCACCACACGCGCGCAGCCGGGCCGGACTGGGCCGCACTTTCCAGGACGTCGAGTTGTACGACGATCTGACGGTCGCCGAGAACGTCCGGGTAGGTGCGGCGCGGTCGCGATCCGAACAATCGGTCGAGCAGCGGGTCTCCCGCACGCTGGCAGTGCTCGGCATCGGCGAGCTCGCCGGACGGGAGGCCGGGCTGTTGTCGCAGGGGCAGCGTCAGCTGGTGTCGATGGCACGGGTTCTCGCCGCCGAACCCGCGGTCGCGCTGCTGGACGAGCCCGCGGCCGGGCTGGACAACGCCGAGAGCCGGTGGCTGGGCGAGAAATTGCGCGCCGTCGCCGCCGACGGCCCCGGAATCCTGCTGGTCGATCACGACATGGAGCTGGTGCTCACGGTGTGTGACCGAGTCATCGTGCTGGACCTGGGCGCCGTCATCGCCACCGGGACGCCCGAGGAGATCCGCTCCCATCCCGAGGTGCTGCGGGCCTACCTCGGCGTGCCGGCCGACACCGTCGACCTCGACCACGAAGCGGTCCCGGCGTTGCACGCCCGTCCGCTCACCACGCAGGAGGCCCCGCTGTGA
- a CDS encoding VOC family protein, which produces MFYDLAELHHVGIVVDDVEAGAAALHRLYGVDVTVFDESVFTCRIEGVAQQTVQRMGLSAGPPHVELLRTIPGSPIWQPTTGIHHLGFVVEDVATASAELARRGAPVWMIGGDGSTAPGACYHRDPLGQIIELLDRATASRLAARRGGFGWRCPAHE; this is translated from the coding sequence ATGTTCTACGACCTGGCCGAACTGCATCACGTCGGAATCGTGGTCGACGACGTCGAGGCCGGTGCGGCGGCGCTGCACCGGCTCTACGGGGTGGATGTCACGGTGTTCGACGAGTCGGTGTTCACCTGCCGGATCGAGGGGGTCGCGCAGCAGACCGTGCAGCGGATGGGGCTGTCGGCCGGGCCTCCCCACGTGGAATTGCTGCGCACGATCCCGGGCTCGCCGATCTGGCAGCCCACCACCGGTATTCACCACTTGGGGTTCGTCGTCGAGGACGTCGCGACAGCCTCGGCGGAGCTGGCTCGCCGGGGTGCGCCGGTATGGATGATCGGCGGTGATGGCAGCACCGCACCGGGGGCCTGCTATCACCGCGATCCGCTGGGCCAGATCATCGAGTTGCTCGATCGGGCGACGGCCTCGCGGCTGGCCGCTCGCCGCGGTGGCTTCGGCTGGCGCTGTCCTGCTCACGAGTGA
- a CDS encoding ABC transporter ATP-binding protein: MTTLECRGVTAGYLKERPCVRDVHLTLEQGEITCLLGPNGAGKTTLLETLAGLLPYTGGEVRVRGRNVHSGRPRDAVRAGMVLVPDDRALFRQLSARQNLLLAITERSRRRTGLRQVLEYFPALEKRLPVAAGRLSGGEQQMLAIARAILQRPAVLLIDELSMGLAPVIVSEILDVLKQLADTEGTSVLLVEQHVHLALGVADKAVVLVHGQIADQGSAAELRDDPGRVERAYLGADAAVSAH; the protein is encoded by the coding sequence GTGACCACGCTGGAATGCCGCGGTGTGACCGCGGGCTACCTGAAGGAACGCCCGTGTGTGCGCGATGTCCATCTGACTCTCGAGCAGGGCGAGATCACCTGCCTGCTCGGCCCGAACGGTGCCGGTAAGACAACTCTGCTGGAGACGCTGGCCGGGCTGCTCCCGTATACCGGCGGCGAGGTCAGGGTCAGGGGCCGGAATGTGCACAGCGGCCGCCCGCGCGACGCGGTACGGGCGGGAATGGTGCTGGTGCCCGACGATCGCGCCTTGTTCCGCCAGCTGAGCGCCCGGCAGAACCTTCTGCTGGCGATCACCGAGCGGTCGCGGCGACGCACCGGGCTGCGCCAAGTGCTGGAGTACTTCCCCGCCCTGGAGAAGCGGCTGCCGGTGGCCGCCGGGCGCCTCTCCGGCGGCGAGCAGCAGATGCTGGCCATCGCCCGAGCCATCCTGCAACGGCCCGCGGTGCTGCTCATCGATGAGCTGAGCATGGGCTTGGCCCCGGTCATCGTCAGCGAAATCCTGGATGTGCTGAAGCAACTCGCCGACACCGAGGGCACCAGCGTCCTGCTGGTGGAACAGCACGTGCACTTGGCGCTCGGCGTCGCCGACAAGGCTGTCGTCCTGGTGCACGGACAGATCGCCGACCAGGGCAGCGCGGCGGAGCTCCGCGATGACCCCGGCCGGGTCGAACGCGCTTACCTCGGCGCCGATGCGGCGGTGAGCGCGCACTGA
- a CDS encoding ferredoxin, whose product MPPRIDERLNEVPMAPVRCEHCGAGVLVRKASWQQTSVQWNAAAAARCPELRDAVGNGPSLPGCGRLRDAIAAAATCGELRIPAEAETRAANS is encoded by the coding sequence ATGCCGCCGCGCATCGACGAACGGCTGAACGAGGTGCCGATGGCGCCGGTGCGGTGCGAGCACTGCGGCGCAGGCGTGCTCGTTCGCAAGGCCAGCTGGCAGCAGACCAGCGTGCAGTGGAACGCCGCCGCGGCCGCCCGCTGCCCCGAGCTCCGGGACGCGGTGGGCAATGGCCCGTCGCTACCGGGCTGCGGCCGGCTGCGCGATGCCATCGCAGCGGCGGCGACCTGCGGAGAACTCCGGATTCCCGCGGAGGCGGAAACACGGGCCGCCAATAGCTGA
- a CDS encoding 3-ketosteroid-delta-1-dehydrogenase, protein MAKKPMPPLTIARDTTVDLLVVGSGTGMAAALAAHESGLSALIVEKTAYVGGSTARSGGAFWIPGSSILPDNGPAALAEARTYIQAVVGDSAPAERGEAFLESGPSTVAMLERTTPMRFFWARGYSDYHPEEPGGRAEGRTCECRPFDASVLGAERPRLRAGVMKASFPMPVTGADYKWMNLVARKPLKAFSRILRRASLGIGGMLIGREYVAGGQALAAGLFAGVLRAGIPVWTETSLVRLIQDGDRVTGAVLSQGGREITVTARSGVVLAAGGFDHDMVARHKFQSPKLEEDASLGSEGNTGDAIVAAQELGAAIALMDQAWWFPAFAALPGAAPQVMLAERSLPGSFVIDQTGRRFINEATDYMSFGQALLERERRGDPVEQMWLVFDQRYRNSYIMAGRAFPKQPLPESWYEAGIAYRADDPAALARAIGVPEAALTETFREINRYAESGTDPDFARGESAYDRYYGDPTVSPNPNLAPLDTAPFYAVKMVLSDLGTCGGVVADRNARVLREDGSVIEGLYAIGNTAANAFGATYPGAGATIGQGLVYGYIAARHAAEQMR, encoded by the coding sequence ATGGCGAAGAAGCCGATGCCCCCGCTCACCATCGCCCGCGATACGACTGTCGATCTTCTCGTCGTGGGGTCTGGTACCGGCATGGCTGCCGCGCTCGCCGCGCACGAATCCGGACTGTCCGCTCTCATCGTGGAGAAGACCGCCTACGTCGGTGGCTCCACCGCGCGCTCCGGCGGTGCCTTCTGGATCCCCGGAAGCTCGATCCTGCCCGACAACGGGCCTGCCGCGCTGGCCGAGGCGCGGACGTACATCCAAGCGGTAGTGGGGGATTCCGCCCCTGCCGAGCGTGGCGAGGCGTTTCTCGAGTCCGGACCGTCGACGGTCGCGATGCTGGAGCGCACGACGCCGATGCGTTTCTTCTGGGCGCGGGGCTACTCCGATTACCACCCGGAGGAGCCCGGCGGCCGGGCTGAGGGCCGCACCTGCGAGTGCCGCCCGTTCGACGCCTCGGTGCTGGGCGCGGAGCGGCCGCGGCTACGGGCAGGCGTGATGAAGGCGTCGTTCCCGATGCCGGTGACCGGCGCGGACTACAAATGGATGAACCTGGTCGCGCGCAAACCGCTCAAGGCGTTTTCCCGCATCCTGCGTCGGGCGTCGCTGGGTATCGGCGGCATGCTGATCGGTCGTGAGTACGTGGCTGGAGGGCAGGCGCTCGCGGCCGGCCTTTTCGCGGGCGTGCTGCGAGCGGGTATCCCGGTGTGGACCGAGACGAGCCTGGTACGCCTGATCCAGGACGGCGATCGAGTGACTGGTGCGGTGCTGAGTCAAGGCGGTAGGGAGATCACCGTGACCGCGCGGAGCGGCGTGGTTCTCGCCGCCGGTGGGTTCGACCATGACATGGTGGCCCGGCACAAGTTCCAGTCGCCGAAGCTCGAGGAAGACGCCAGCCTCGGCTCCGAAGGTAACACCGGTGATGCCATCGTCGCCGCGCAGGAGCTCGGCGCCGCCATCGCGCTGATGGACCAGGCGTGGTGGTTCCCCGCCTTCGCGGCATTGCCCGGCGCCGCTCCGCAGGTCATGCTCGCCGAACGCTCCTTGCCGGGCTCGTTCGTCATCGATCAGACAGGCCGCCGATTCATAAACGAGGCGACCGACTACATGTCCTTTGGTCAGGCGCTGCTGGAGCGGGAGCGGCGCGGCGACCCGGTCGAGCAGATGTGGCTGGTGTTCGACCAGCGGTACCGCAACAGCTACATCATGGCCGGCCGCGCATTCCCGAAGCAGCCGTTGCCGGAGTCCTGGTACGAGGCCGGAATCGCCTACCGGGCCGACGATCCCGCCGCACTGGCCCGAGCGATCGGTGTGCCCGAGGCCGCCCTCACCGAGACCTTCCGCGAGATCAACCGGTACGCCGAGAGCGGCACCGATCCGGATTTCGCGCGCGGCGAGAGCGCCTACGACCGCTACTACGGCGACCCGACGGTTTCCCCGAACCCGAATCTGGCGCCGCTGGACACCGCGCCGTTCTATGCGGTGAAGATGGTCCTCAGCGACCTCGGTACCTGCGGTGGCGTAGTGGCCGACCGGAATGCGCGGGTGCTGCGCGAGGACGGCAGTGTCATCGAGGGCCTGTACGCCATCGGCAACACCGCCGCGAACGCTTTCGGCGCAACCTATCCCGGCGCAGGCGCCACAATCGGCCAAGGCCTCGTCTATGGCTATATCGCTGCGCGGCACGCGGCGGAACAGATGCGTTGA
- a CDS encoding nuclear transport factor 2 family protein, which produces MSNTWSREELEKAYRTWHSTVARAAAGEGSWRDFVDLFTADAEYHEQMVGVLKGRDAIWAWVEPTLATFPGAAMTSFPDYWHLIDEVNGVIVVKLNNLMRDPGDGSRMGADNISILTYAGEGKFSKEEDIYNPAEFVELVPKWIQRAMELGTLSEDELAWCKQQAAAAATS; this is translated from the coding sequence ATGAGCAACACCTGGAGCAGAGAAGAACTGGAAAAGGCTTACCGAACGTGGCATTCGACCGTTGCCCGCGCGGCCGCGGGCGAAGGCAGCTGGCGTGATTTCGTCGACCTGTTCACCGCCGACGCCGAGTACCACGAGCAGATGGTCGGCGTGCTGAAGGGCCGCGATGCCATCTGGGCGTGGGTCGAGCCGACGCTGGCGACGTTCCCCGGCGCGGCGATGACATCGTTCCCCGACTACTGGCACCTGATCGATGAGGTCAACGGGGTGATCGTGGTGAAGCTGAACAACCTGATGCGTGATCCGGGCGACGGCTCGCGGATGGGCGCGGACAACATCAGCATCCTGACCTACGCCGGTGAGGGGAAATTCTCCAAGGAGGAGGACATCTACAACCCGGCCGAGTTCGTCGAACTGGTCCCGAAGTGGATCCAGCGCGCCATGGAACTGGGCACCTTGAGCGAGGACGAACTCGCCTGGTGCAAGCAGCAGGCCGCCGCGGCTGCCACCTCCTGA
- a CDS encoding FAD-binding protein yields the protein MSWVDSAVQWDERCDVLVIGSGGGALTGAYTAAREGLRVTVIEATDRFGGTTAYSGGGMWFPCNPVLRRAGDDDTIEEALAYFRAVVGDRTPAELQEAFVTGGAPLIEYLENDPAFEFQVLPWPDYFGAAPHARAGGRHIVPAPLPADALGPHAGTLRPPLGTDRGNEPPPAQLIGGQALIGRMLLALSKLPKADLRRDTACRELIRLDGAVAGAVVATRQGLRRIRAERGVLITAGGFERSDRMRRHFGVPGSSRDSMSPPANHGAAIEAAMAIGADTDLMDQAWWAPGLTHPDGSSTFSLWFTGGIFVDGAGKRFTNESAPYDRVARDVLARTADGRMTLPYWMIHSGEVPQPPVLFTGIPLADPEAYERAGLWHAADTLPELANRIGVPPDALVETVTRFNELAAAGDDPDFGRGREPYDRSVPGCSNPLVPIEAGPFRAAAFGLSDLGTKGGLRTDIDGRVLDSEGLPIPALYAAGNSMAAVSGTTYPGGGNPVGALMVFAHRAACHIAKSARPKT from the coding sequence ATGAGCTGGGTCGATTCCGCGGTGCAGTGGGACGAACGATGCGACGTGCTGGTGATCGGCTCGGGCGGCGGCGCGCTGACCGGCGCCTACACCGCCGCCCGCGAAGGTTTGCGCGTCACGGTGATCGAAGCCACGGACCGCTTCGGCGGGACGACCGCCTATTCCGGTGGCGGCATGTGGTTTCCGTGCAATCCCGTCCTGCGCCGCGCCGGGGACGACGACACGATCGAAGAGGCACTGGCTTACTTCCGCGCTGTGGTGGGCGATCGTACCCCGGCCGAACTGCAGGAGGCGTTCGTGACCGGCGGCGCTCCGCTGATCGAATATCTGGAAAACGATCCCGCCTTCGAATTCCAGGTGCTGCCGTGGCCGGACTACTTCGGTGCGGCTCCGCACGCACGGGCTGGCGGGCGTCACATCGTTCCTGCGCCGCTGCCCGCCGACGCTCTGGGCCCGCACGCCGGGACGCTGCGTCCGCCGCTCGGCACCGACCGCGGCAACGAGCCCCCACCCGCGCAGCTGATCGGCGGGCAGGCGCTCATCGGACGGATGTTGCTGGCGCTGAGCAAGCTCCCGAAGGCGGATTTGCGCCGGGATACCGCCTGCCGCGAGCTGATCCGTCTCGACGGTGCGGTGGCGGGGGCCGTCGTCGCCACGCGGCAAGGACTCCGCCGCATCCGCGCCGAACGCGGCGTGCTGATCACCGCCGGGGGTTTCGAGCGCAGCGATCGCATGCGGCGCCATTTCGGCGTGCCGGGTAGCAGTCGCGACTCGATGTCGCCCCCCGCGAACCACGGTGCCGCGATCGAGGCCGCGATGGCGATCGGCGCAGATACCGATTTGATGGACCAAGCCTGGTGGGCGCCGGGACTTACTCATCCCGACGGCTCCTCCACCTTCTCGCTCTGGTTCACCGGCGGCATCTTTGTCGACGGTGCGGGCAAGCGGTTCACCAACGAATCGGCCCCCTACGACCGGGTGGCGCGCGACGTGCTGGCCCGCACGGCCGACGGCCGAATGACGCTGCCCTACTGGATGATCCACAGTGGGGAGGTGCCGCAGCCGCCCGTGCTGTTCACCGGGATTCCGCTTGCCGACCCCGAAGCTTACGAGCGGGCGGGACTCTGGCACGCCGCCGACACCCTACCGGAACTCGCGAACCGCATCGGGGTGCCGCCCGACGCTTTGGTGGAGACGGTCACCCGTTTCAACGAACTCGCGGCGGCCGGTGACGATCCGGACTTCGGACGAGGCCGCGAGCCCTACGATCGCTCGGTGCCGGGATGCTCGAACCCGTTGGTGCCCATCGAAGCAGGGCCGTTCCGGGCAGCGGCCTTCGGTCTCTCCGATCTCGGTACCAAGGGCGGTCTGCGCACCGACATCGACGGCCGAGTGCTCGACTCCGAGGGTCTTCCTATCCCCGCGCTCTACGCGGCGGGGAACTCCATGGCCGCGGTCAGCGGTACCACCTACCCCGGAGGCGGCAACCCGGTCGGAGCCTTGATGGTGTTCGCCCATCGCGCTGCCTGCCACATCGCGAAATCGGCGCGGCCGAAGACGTGA
- the hsaA gene encoding 3-hydroxy-9,10-secoandrosta-1,3,5(10)-triene-9,17-dione monooxygenase oxygenase subunit — MSNDVLDRVRPLLPAIADRAVEADRQRRVPAETIAELKEAGAFRLLQPKRYGGYESDPRELYEVVRALAGACPSTGWVTAVVGVHPWQISLFDERAQDEVWKDAPDALVSSSYAPTGKLTEVEGGYRLSGRWNFSSGSDHCQWVLLGTLCSRDGQAPEYLTALVPRSDYTVDDVWNVVGLSGTGSNDIVIEDAFVPAHRAYSSLEQDQLRGPGHAVNTAPMYKLPFGMVFSYTITHAIVGAAQGAYTAHVERMKERVRLSYGGQKVAEDAFAHVRVARAAGEIDAAILTLDHNVAEQMRYADAGEVIPERLRLRARRDQVLGTERAVHAVEMLFENSGGHSIARGNPIERHWRDVHAGSVHVINDVERALAMFGRGEFGVPINEGMY, encoded by the coding sequence GTGAGCAACGATGTACTGGACCGGGTGCGCCCCCTGCTTCCGGCTATCGCCGACCGCGCCGTCGAGGCCGACCGGCAGCGCCGGGTCCCGGCCGAGACCATCGCCGAACTGAAGGAAGCCGGCGCCTTCCGGCTGCTGCAGCCGAAGCGATACGGCGGCTATGAGTCCGATCCCAGGGAACTCTACGAGGTGGTACGCGCCCTCGCCGGCGCCTGCCCGTCCACCGGCTGGGTGACCGCCGTGGTGGGTGTGCACCCGTGGCAGATCTCGCTGTTCGACGAGCGCGCCCAGGATGAGGTCTGGAAGGACGCCCCTGATGCCCTGGTGTCCTCGTCCTATGCCCCCACCGGCAAGCTCACCGAGGTAGAGGGCGGTTACCGGCTGTCGGGTCGGTGGAACTTCTCCTCCGGCAGCGACCACTGCCAGTGGGTGCTGCTGGGCACGTTGTGCTCGCGCGATGGTCAGGCGCCGGAGTATCTGACCGCGCTCGTCCCGCGCAGCGACTACACCGTCGACGACGTCTGGAACGTGGTCGGGTTGTCCGGCACCGGAAGCAACGACATCGTCATCGAGGACGCCTTCGTCCCGGCCCACCGTGCCTACAGTTCGTTGGAGCAGGACCAACTGCGCGGGCCCGGGCATGCTGTCAACACCGCTCCGATGTACAAGCTGCCGTTCGGCATGGTGTTCTCCTACACGATCACGCACGCGATCGTCGGTGCGGCCCAGGGCGCCTACACCGCGCATGTCGAGCGGATGAAGGAACGCGTGCGGTTGTCCTACGGCGGTCAGAAGGTTGCCGAAGACGCGTTCGCGCACGTGCGCGTCGCGCGCGCTGCCGGTGAGATCGACGCGGCGATCCTGACCTTGGACCACAACGTCGCCGAGCAGATGCGCTACGCCGACGCGGGCGAGGTAATTCCCGAGCGGTTGCGACTGCGGGCCCGTCGTGATCAGGTGCTGGGCACCGAGCGAGCCGTACACGCCGTCGAGATGCTGTTCGAGAACTCCGGCGGGCATTCCATCGCGCGCGGTAACCCGATCGAACGGCATTGGCGCGACGTGCACGCCGGCAGCGTGCATGTCATCAACGATGTCGAGCGGGCGCTGGCGATGTTCGGCCGTGGCGAGTTCGGGGTGCCGATCAACGAGGGAATGTACTGA